One Maribacter cobaltidurans genomic window carries:
- a CDS encoding ExbD/TolR family protein gives MAKHRTTQEVNAGSMADIAFLLLIFFLVTASIETDSGLNRMLPQKNQEAVADIKERNLFEISINNADEIMANREVIQLEVLRKGVTEFIDNGGSNCEYCLGNGTDELSEHPGKAIISIKTERNTSYPVYVSVQNEILGAYNHLRDRESLRLFGVPLEEMELEYYKEETNEERKQLLKEHIEVIREMYPQKILEPETVKN, from the coding sequence ATGGCAAAGCACAGAACAACCCAAGAGGTAAATGCCGGTTCCATGGCAGATATTGCTTTTTTATTGTTGATATTTTTTTTGGTAACAGCTTCTATAGAAACCGATTCTGGTCTTAATCGTATGCTGCCTCAGAAAAACCAAGAGGCCGTTGCAGATATCAAGGAAAGAAATCTTTTTGAAATCAGTATAAATAATGCTGATGAAATCATGGCAAATAGAGAAGTCATACAGCTTGAAGTTCTTAGGAAGGGCGTGACTGAATTCATTGATAATGGAGGGTCGAATTGTGAATATTGTCTAGGCAATGGTACGGATGAACTTTCCGAACATCCGGGTAAGGCCATAATTTCCATAAAAACGGAGAGAAATACTAGCTATCCGGTCTACGTGTCGGTTCAAAATGAAATACTTGGCGCCTATAACCATTTAAGGGATAGGGAAAGTCTACGGTTGTTCGGGGTTCCATTGGAGGAAATGGAATTGGAATATTACAAAGAGGAAACAAACGAAGAAAGAAAACAGCTTTTAAAGGAACATATTGAGGTAATTAGGGAAATGTATCCCCAAAAAATATTGGAACCGGAAACTGTAAAAAATTAG
- a CDS encoding MmcQ/YjbR family DNA-binding protein: MNIEVFRDYCLSKKGVTEEFPFDEKTLVFKVMGKMFALSGLERTPSQVNLKCDEERSVALREEYDGLIIPGYHMSKAHWNTIFIESLPPKLVLELIDHSYDLIVSKFTKKLRSEYDAI, encoded by the coding sequence ATGAACATCGAAGTCTTTCGGGATTATTGCCTGTCTAAAAAAGGAGTGACCGAGGAATTTCCGTTTGATGAAAAAACCTTGGTCTTCAAGGTGATGGGGAAAATGTTTGCTTTGTCAGGTCTTGAAAGAACACCTTCTCAGGTTAACTTAAAATGTGATGAAGAACGTTCAGTTGCCTTACGCGAGGAATATGACGGATTGATTATTCCCGGTTATCATATGAGCAAGGCACACTGGAACACCATTTTTATAGAAAGTTTGCCGCCAAAACTCGTCTTGGAATTGATAGACCATTCTTATGATTTAATAGTTTCTAAGTTCACCAAGAAATTAAGGTCGGAGTATGATGCTATTTAA
- a CDS encoding Dabb family protein has product MKEFDPHFNHTVFFWLKNPDSEADRTAFVKSLTKFLDNSGYAKTKFIGKPPKASRDVVDGSFTFSLMVSFESAEAQQAYQDEAPHKVFIEESEHLWEKVIVYDSQGI; this is encoded by the coding sequence ATGAAAGAATTTGATCCACATTTTAACCATACCGTATTTTTTTGGTTGAAAAACCCTGATAGCGAAGCAGACCGAACTGCCTTTGTAAAATCACTTACCAAATTTTTGGACAACTCAGGGTATGCGAAGACTAAATTCATTGGCAAACCACCAAAAGCAAGTCGCGATGTTGTGGATGGGTCTTTCACGTTCTCCCTTATGGTTTCTTTTGAGTCCGCCGAGGCACAACAGGCCTACCAAGATGAGGCTCCCCACAAGGTTTTTATAGAGGAATCTGAACATCTTTGGGAAAAGGTGATTGTCTATGACTCCCAAGGTATTTAA